A single genomic interval of Selenobaculum gibii harbors:
- a CDS encoding bacteriohemerythrin: MFDFKFDWDESISVGVEEIDEQHKELFKIARDIEQMVLIRCYGITSEMVIQVLAKLREYTTYHFYFEELFIRQMDPQYLKEHQEKHKKFRNIILSFNNDKLKKSPNEVLVEIGDFLKRWLFEHIVIEDKKVFK; encoded by the coding sequence ATGTTTGATTTCAAATTTGATTGGGATGAGTCTATCAGTGTTGGGGTAGAGGAAATTGATGAGCAGCATAAGGAACTTTTTAAAATAGCACGAGATATCGAACAGATGGTTTTAATAAGATGTTATGGTATAACTAGCGAAATGGTCATCCAAGTTTTAGCGAAACTTAGAGAATATACGACATATCATTTTTATTTTGAAGAATTATTCATTAGACAAATGGATCCTCAATATTTGAAAGAACATCAAGAAAAACACAAAAAATTTAGAAATATTATTTTATCTTTTAATAATGATAAATTGAAAAAATCTCCTAATGAAGTATTAGTTGAAATTGGAGACTTCTTAAAAAGGTGGTTATTTGAACATATTGTTATTGAAGATAAAAAAGTATTTAAATAA
- a CDS encoding amino acid permease, with amino-acid sequence MNLFRTKSIEDMRAMAKNSGMVKNLGAMDLILLGIGCVIGTGIFVLTGVAAAKYAGPAVMISFIISGLACAFAGLAYAEFASIVPSSGSAYTYTYASLGEFIAFLVGWNLILEYTVTSSAVASGWSGYVVGLLKSAGIELPHAFTLVPADGGIVNIPAILITMFLSLLLIRGTQESAKLNKILVFIKLVAVFIFLALAGPKVNPVNWEPFMPFGFSGIASGAAIVFFAYIGFDAVATSAEECRNPSRDLPIGIIGSLLVCTVLYVVVAGVLTGVVPYTELNNPEPVAFALRYIGYNIGSALVAVGAIAGITTVLLVLLYGQARIFFAMSRDGMVPAKVCKIHSRYKTPYLVTILGAILVSLIAGFAPIGLIAEMANIGTLSAFLIAAIGVLVLRFTKPDLPRSFKCPLIYLVSPLAVISCGYLMYNLPFDTWVRFFVWCAIGIFVYFSYSYKHSAIADHDEN; translated from the coding sequence TTGAATCTATTCCGAACAAAAAGCATAGAAGATATGCGTGCCATGGCTAAAAATTCTGGCATGGTAAAAAACTTAGGAGCAATGGATTTAATTTTGCTCGGCATCGGCTGTGTTATCGGAACGGGAATTTTTGTGTTGACTGGCGTTGCTGCTGCAAAATATGCTGGTCCTGCAGTAATGATTTCTTTTATTATTTCTGGTTTAGCCTGTGCTTTTGCTGGCCTTGCCTATGCAGAATTTGCTTCTATCGTTCCTTCATCAGGTAGTGCCTATACATACACTTATGCATCCTTAGGTGAATTTATCGCGTTTCTCGTTGGTTGGAATCTAATTTTAGAGTACACTGTAACTTCTAGTGCCGTTGCTTCTGGCTGGTCGGGTTATGTTGTTGGATTACTAAAGTCGGCTGGGATAGAATTGCCACATGCATTCACTTTAGTTCCTGCTGATGGTGGCATTGTAAATATTCCAGCCATTTTAATTACAATGTTTTTAAGCTTATTGCTAATTCGTGGTACACAAGAAAGTGCCAAATTAAATAAAATTTTAGTATTTATTAAATTAGTAGCTGTATTTATCTTTCTTGCTCTTGCCGGTCCTAAAGTAAATCCTGTAAACTGGGAGCCATTTATGCCTTTCGGATTTTCTGGCATTGCGAGTGGTGCCGCTATTGTTTTCTTTGCTTACATTGGATTTGATGCTGTTGCGACCTCAGCAGAAGAATGTCGTAATCCATCTCGAGATTTACCAATTGGTATTATTGGGTCTTTACTGGTTTGTACAGTATTGTATGTTGTTGTTGCGGGAGTCTTAACAGGTGTTGTTCCTTATACTGAATTAAATAATCCCGAACCTGTAGCTTTTGCGCTGCGCTATATCGGGTACAATATCGGCTCTGCATTAGTTGCAGTAGGTGCAATTGCTGGTATTACTACAGTGTTACTCGTTCTTCTTTACGGACAAGCACGTATTTTCTTCGCGATGTCTCGTGACGGAATGGTTCCTGCAAAAGTATGTAAAATTCATTCCCGTTACAAAACACCATACCTTGTCACAATTCTTGGTGCAATTTTGGTATCGTTAATTGCAGGTTTTGCTCCTATCGGCTTGATTGCCGAAATGGCTAATATTGGTACATTAAGTGCATTTTTAATTGCTGCAATAGGTGTTTTGGTTCTGAGATTTACAAAGCCAGATTTACCGCGTAGCTTCAAGTGTCCTTTGATTTACCTTGTATCACCACTTGCTGTAATTTCATGTGGGTACCTCATGTATAATCTTCCCTTCGATACTTGGGTACGTTTCTTCGTTTGGTGCGCAATTGGCATATTCGTTTATTTTAGTTATAGCTACAAACACAGTGCAATCGCGGACCATGATGAAAATTAA
- a CDS encoding nitrite/sulfite reductase domain-containing protein, which produces MEIKKDILEQGAILQRDKKTYAVAPHIPGGIITDSNILRKMADVFDKYNAAAIKVTSSQRLALIGIQEDDLDAVWNELGMEKGCPIGSCVRSVRICPAQTFCKRAQQDTVSLGLEIDKMYHGMELPAKFKIAVSGCPNSCSENAVRDLGVMGNNKGYTIVIGGSAGVLPRIADKLTENITREEVVPLVEKVIKYYKENARKYERFGRMIERIGIEKVKDDLLG; this is translated from the coding sequence ATGGAAATAAAAAAAGATATTTTAGAACAAGGTGCGATTCTTCAACGAGATAAAAAAACATATGCAGTTGCTCCGCATATTCCGGGCGGCATTATTACCGATAGTAATATATTACGGAAAATGGCAGATGTTTTTGATAAATATAACGCAGCTGCGATTAAAGTTACATCTTCGCAACGATTAGCGCTTATAGGTATTCAGGAAGATGATTTAGATGCTGTTTGGAACGAATTAGGAATGGAAAAAGGTTGTCCGATTGGTAGCTGTGTACGTAGTGTTAGAATTTGTCCTGCCCAAACTTTTTGTAAACGGGCGCAACAAGACACTGTATCATTAGGATTAGAAATTGATAAAATGTATCACGGCATGGAGCTTCCAGCGAAATTTAAAATTGCCGTATCGGGCTGCCCGAATTCCTGTTCAGAAAATGCAGTTAGAGATTTAGGGGTTATGGGAAATAATAAAGGTTATACAATTGTGATTGGCGGTAGTGCCGGTGTTTTACCTAGAATAGCGGATAAATTGACAGAAAATATTACTAGAGAAGAAGTAGTGCCTTTAGTTGAAAAAGTAATAAAATATTATAAGGAAAATGCAAGAAAATATGAGCGGTTTGGTCGTATGATTGAGCGAATTGGCATTGAAAAAGTGAAAGATGATCTTTTAGGATAA
- a CDS encoding sigma-70 family RNA polymerase sigma factor, with product MKGFFNLEDEKEQILIEPLYRTLNKEEEYDLLHRWCTNKDDSARSKLFICNRALVIMVAKRIYNSTAKNYIYRSSCLIQLEDLIQEGYKGLHDAIERFSLEKKCRFSTYAVPNIRKHIYQYITDNYSAICGPYMTRRIMEYNAARNKLEKILGRAPKINELAIELNCTLKFMSKTVSAANMSESIIDIDGLIKADEAGTKTVLFASWDPTPEELILENETKIEQQKKIDKLPEALKILSKEERIVICMKFGIGCNADYTRTAIGKRIGISRFNLCILDNLEKTALNKLKQFYDLKKH from the coding sequence TTGAAAGGATTTTTTAATCTTGAAGATGAAAAAGAGCAGATATTAATAGAACCTTTATATCGTACTCTAAATAAAGAAGAAGAATACGACTTGCTCCATAGATGGTGTACGAATAAAGACGATTCAGCAAGATCCAAACTATTTATATGTAATAGAGCTTTAGTTATTATGGTAGCGAAAAGAATATACAATTCTACTGCAAAAAATTATATATATAGGTCATCATGCTTAATCCAATTAGAAGATTTAATTCAAGAAGGTTATAAAGGATTACATGATGCTATAGAACGCTTTTCTTTAGAGAAAAAATGTCGGTTTAGTACATATGCTGTTCCTAATATAAGAAAACATATATATCAATACATAACAGACAATTATTCAGCGATTTGCGGACCATATATGACTCGGCGAATTATGGAATATAATGCAGCGAGAAACAAATTAGAAAAAATCTTAGGACGAGCACCTAAGATTAATGAATTAGCAATAGAATTAAACTGCACTCTAAAATTTATGAGCAAGACTGTTTCGGCTGCTAATATGTCTGAGTCAATTATTGATATAGATGGACTAATAAAAGCTGATGAAGCTGGAACTAAGACAGTTTTATTTGCATCTTGGGATCCAACACCTGAAGAGTTAATATTAGAAAATGAAACTAAAATAGAACAGCAAAAGAAAATAGATAAACTCCCAGAAGCATTAAAGATTCTATCTAAAGAAGAACGTATTGTCATTTGTATGAAGTTTGGCATTGGTTGCAATGCGGATTATACCAGGACTGCAATTGGTAAGAGAATTGGTATATCAAGATTCAATTTATGTATTCTTGACAATCTAGAAAAAACAGCCCTTAATAAGCTCAAACAATTTTACGATTTAAAAAAGCACTAG
- a CDS encoding (2Fe-2S)-binding protein, protein MENETLPQNILDKLTKVCLCKGINRTSIKKAIDNGARTIAEVQKVTGVGSGSCHGRRCTPKIQELLDQMDPKSKG, encoded by the coding sequence ATGGAGAATGAGACATTACCTCAGAACATTCTAGATAAACTTACAAAAGTATGTCTATGCAAAGGAATCAATCGTACTAGTATAAAAAAAGCGATTGACAATGGCGCAAGAACGATAGCTGAAGTGCAAAAAGTCACGGGGGTGGGTTCCGGGTCTTGCCATGGTCGTCGTTGCACCCCAAAGATTCAAGAACTTCTTGATCAGATGGACCCAAAATCAAAAGGCTAA
- a CDS encoding AAA domain-containing protein — MASKWVDDQYRIIRKIPGGNMSTLYLCEDQYGTPIVVKLFDKCSCGKNDDLQEKIFQREVESLEKVQHTNIVEIIDKGFDDALEKFYIVLEYVNGKNFEEAFEDLCINDYYPKLELMEQVLGAVEYLHKKDIVHRDLKPSNIMFNQDNVVKIIDFGISKFIDTFYSDYTVCNYSTPQYRSPEQAEGKTITGQSDIYSLGLIFYEIFKGEKIKDKDNLDISDLPEEIKDIISKMLNKETNLRYAKISEIKRDIVYTKSQLSQDKFLSLGLTKKASTLLFQYGYIDKDELPLAAAAIEKDLSGKHYIRTKRSDMNEISYDLMGKQYICICKIDNRNSKRFTIISIRFLNGAELMDRKENAYEVPYKVKISASGNRIVSTGEIDINKLIEEIMEYEKVKNQIKADNLHVKDIASKWSEILKLQRNKMEKEKCTIRYRSFTINEKENSIEVELEKDVLEIEFSPDNMLTMTMRNSIFKVYEVGFMRECKNSKMIIDLARNINIENVADSGEISISNKMFESALNRQTRALKNVRFKEIVNPTISDIIFNPEKATSRENELISAKDCKSSFIDKSKLLSLEMALSADDLFLLQGPPGTGKTTFISELVYQILKRNPQNQILIASQSHVAVDHSLTKIKELMSEIKMIRIGIKEKFSESVINYTLDAFCQEWTASVIAKCQEAVESYKAEIGIDESLQEKNNIILEIEQLSKSIEQLTEELSVIEEEKNKIDILNDKWKFINEKIISMKKLVHIKANCILGEELANIVDTFTEDIMALNNRLEEVLEESIHLSEQKDEFERKYEKINVDIESKEKDIECWKDFLCVSSGEEYDNLKVTIKNSLKENQIKYNQFSKIEGLCKAWITRVEQGDGLLQESVADATVVGATCLGIAGLGATVDLKFDWVIVDEAGKATPPEILVPIALGKKIVLVGDHKQLPPVIDENLIKQPQGNNYNITKKDLETSLFEYLEEHLNDKCKSILDEQYRMNPIIGELISQMFYDGKLISRTSKDKKSIPLKVFDNNSLVWLSTACRNDNKEEIIRSGQYYTYRNRCEAAVIFEYLLLINDELEELKLKKEVAIIAGYRAQRDLLTSIYESKYSARFNNITIEINTVDAFQGRETDIVFYSVVRSNEEGNLGFLKDARRLNVAFSRARELLIVVGNHQAVTRKIILDGQDNPFVGIMQYIYSNREDCLVEEVK, encoded by the coding sequence ATGGCTAGCAAATGGGTAGATGACCAATATCGTATTATACGAAAAATCCCTGGTGGAAATATGTCTACACTGTATTTATGTGAAGATCAATATGGTACACCTATTGTCGTTAAGTTGTTTGATAAATGTTCTTGTGGAAAGAATGACGACCTTCAAGAAAAAATATTTCAGCGCGAAGTAGAATCTCTAGAAAAAGTACAACACACTAACATTGTTGAAATCATCGATAAAGGATTTGATGACGCTCTTGAAAAATTCTATATTGTTTTGGAATATGTTAACGGTAAGAATTTTGAAGAAGCTTTTGAAGATTTATGTATTAATGATTATTATCCAAAGCTTGAGCTAATGGAGCAGGTTCTTGGAGCAGTAGAATACTTACATAAGAAAGATATTGTACACAGAGATTTAAAGCCATCGAATATAATGTTCAACCAAGATAATGTTGTTAAAATTATTGATTTTGGTATTAGTAAATTCATAGATACATTCTATAGTGATTATACTGTTTGTAATTATTCTACACCCCAATATCGTTCACCAGAGCAAGCAGAGGGGAAAACAATAACAGGTCAAAGTGATATTTATTCACTTGGCCTTATTTTCTATGAAATTTTTAAAGGGGAAAAGATAAAAGATAAAGATAATTTAGATATTAGCGACTTGCCAGAAGAAATAAAAGATATTATTTCTAAGATGCTTAATAAAGAAACTAATTTAAGATATGCCAAAATATCAGAAATTAAGCGTGATATAGTATATACTAAGTCTCAACTTAGTCAGGATAAATTTCTTAGCTTAGGGTTAACTAAAAAAGCTTCTACTCTTTTATTTCAGTATGGCTATATAGATAAAGATGAACTTCCTTTAGCAGCTGCGGCTATTGAAAAGGACTTATCAGGAAAGCATTATATTAGGACAAAGCGATCAGATATGAATGAAATATCTTATGATCTTATGGGAAAACAGTATATTTGTATTTGTAAAATTGATAATAGAAATAGCAAGCGTTTTACTATCATCAGTATTAGATTTTTGAATGGTGCTGAATTAATGGATAGAAAAGAAAATGCATATGAAGTTCCATACAAAGTGAAAATATCTGCTTCAGGTAATAGAATTGTATCAACAGGAGAAATAGATATAAATAAACTTATTGAAGAAATTATGGAATATGAAAAAGTGAAAAATCAGATTAAAGCTGATAATTTACATGTAAAGGATATTGCAAGTAAATGGAGCGAAATTCTTAAACTTCAAAGAAACAAGATGGAAAAAGAAAAATGTACTATTCGTTATAGGAGTTTTACTATTAACGAAAAAGAGAATTCGATAGAGGTTGAACTTGAAAAAGATGTACTTGAAATAGAATTTTCACCTGATAATATGCTTACAATGACTATGCGAAACAGCATTTTCAAAGTGTACGAGGTAGGTTTTATGCGTGAATGTAAAAATTCAAAGATGATTATTGACTTGGCTAGAAATATTAATATAGAAAATGTGGCTGATTCAGGTGAGATTTCGATAAGTAATAAAATGTTTGAAAGTGCATTAAATAGACAAACAAGGGCTTTGAAAAATGTAAGATTTAAAGAGATTGTTAATCCTACAATTAGTGATATTATTTTTAATCCAGAGAAAGCGACTTCCAGAGAAAATGAATTAATTAGTGCTAAAGATTGTAAATCATCTTTTATAGACAAATCTAAGTTATTAAGTTTGGAGATGGCACTATCAGCTGATGATTTATTTTTGTTGCAAGGCCCTCCTGGTACGGGTAAAACAACATTTATTAGTGAATTAGTATATCAGATTTTAAAAAGAAATCCTCAGAATCAGATTCTTATAGCTTCACAGTCACATGTAGCGGTAGATCATTCTCTTACTAAAATTAAAGAATTAATGTCTGAAATTAAAATGATTCGTATTGGCATTAAGGAAAAATTCTCCGAAAGTGTTATTAATTATACATTGGATGCTTTTTGTCAAGAGTGGACAGCGTCTGTTATTGCAAAATGTCAGGAAGCAGTGGAAAGCTATAAAGCTGAAATAGGTATTGATGAATCCTTACAAGAAAAAAACAATATAATTCTGGAAATCGAACAATTATCTAAATCTATTGAACAACTAACTGAGGAACTTTCTGTTATTGAAGAAGAAAAAAATAAAATTGATATATTAAATGATAAATGGAAATTTATCAATGAAAAGATAATTTCCATGAAAAAATTAGTTCATATTAAAGCAAATTGTATTTTAGGAGAAGAGCTTGCAAATATTGTAGATACTTTTACAGAGGATATTATGGCTTTAAATAATAGACTAGAAGAAGTTTTAGAAGAATCTATTCATCTTTCAGAGCAGAAAGATGAATTTGAACGTAAATATGAGAAAATTAATGTGGATATTGAATCAAAAGAAAAAGATATTGAGTGTTGGAAAGATTTTTTATGTGTATCATCAGGAGAAGAATACGATAATCTAAAGGTAACTATAAAAAATTCATTAAAAGAAAATCAGATTAAGTATAATCAGTTTTCAAAAATAGAAGGATTATGCAAAGCGTGGATTACTCGTGTTGAGCAGGGAGATGGATTATTACAGGAAAGTGTGGCAGATGCAACAGTTGTTGGAGCGACATGCCTTGGAATTGCAGGTTTAGGTGCTACTGTTGATTTGAAATTTGATTGGGTTATTGTCGACGAAGCAGGTAAGGCAACACCGCCTGAAATTCTAGTACCAATAGCTCTTGGTAAGAAGATAGTATTAGTCGGTGATCATAAGCAACTTCCACCAGTTATAGACGAAAATCTTATAAAACAACCACAGGGTAACAATTATAATATTACAAAAAAAGATTTGGAGACAAGTCTATTTGAGTATTTAGAAGAACATTTAAATGATAAGTGTAAGAGTATTCTTGATGAGCAGTACAGAATGAATCCTATTATTGGAGAACTCATTAGTCAGATGTTTTATGATGGAAAACTTATTTCAAGGACATCAAAAGATAAAAAATCAATTCCATTAAAGGTTTTTGATAATAATTCATTAGTTTGGCTTTCGACAGCATGTAGAAACGATAATAAAGAAGAAATTATTAGATCTGGACAATATTATACTTACAGGAATAGATGTGAGGCTGCAGTAATTTTTGAATATTTATTGCTTATTAATGATGAATTAGAAGAGTTAAAGCTAAAAAAGGAAGTAGCTATTATTGCCGGATATAGAGCACAAAGAGATCTACTTACAAGTATTTACGAAAGTAAGTATTCAGCAAGATTTAATAATATTACTATAGAAATTAATACAGTTGATGCATTCCAAGGTAGAGAAACGGATATTGTATTTTATAGTGTGGTAAGAAGTAATGAAGAAGGTAATTTAGGCTTTTTAAAAGATGCAAGACGCTTGAATGTCGCATTTTCAAGGGCTAGAGAGCTTTTAATAGTTGTTGGTAATCACCAGGCAGTTACGAGAAAGATTATATTAGATGGACAAGATAATCCATTCGTTGGAATTATGCAATATATATATTCGAATAGAGAAGATTGTCTCGTAGAAGAGGTGAAGTAA
- a CDS encoding phospholipase D-like domain-containing protein has protein sequence MIIEELAKKNAHAIPNAQIVKYYEAAIPQFCMELILTMQKKKNLSVLQEFILKFVNEDMESIDIISKFLGVNKSTVHSAIADLQATELVTVDIFNSKVKMNDKGKEALKEAALIIPEDVEYKVYMDGFTGKVYLDSKRKYRKKEIKDFDLVSIIPNIERPELTDLSFENVKIAINRFKNDNVFAKDKLEGDLISIPEMEKVYVEYNKVSVLVYMNKRTEDIELRIFDKHTRCQEYENILLHMYNNDTRIFEFDRKNNFDEIEDCPLLNLLPNEVIQGAKEFTQKSKEFEKQITQLQTQLTIIKEQTEDGFEEDEETATQQIRFLEKKIKEMENERKGADRILFTYDHRPLLIQALKEAKSSVLIISPWIKSGGLDNEVLDLIDQATKRNTRVIIGYGISKKEDSDRWIIDKLNDIKSRKYGKNLELIALNNTHEKVLIMDSEFMVITSFNWLSFKGDPQRGFRQETGYYTESAQCIAEMKKNLSHSQRLNIEL, from the coding sequence ATGATAATAGAAGAACTTGCAAAGAAGAATGCACATGCAATTCCAAATGCTCAGATAGTAAAATATTATGAAGCTGCGATTCCTCAATTTTGCATGGAACTTATTCTCACTATGCAGAAAAAAAAGAATTTATCTGTATTACAAGAATTTATTTTAAAATTCGTAAATGAAGACATGGAAAGTATTGACATTATTAGTAAATTTTTAGGAGTAAATAAGAGTACTGTGCATTCTGCTATTGCAGATTTACAGGCTACAGAACTTGTAACAGTAGATATATTTAATTCAAAAGTTAAGATGAATGACAAAGGGAAAGAGGCATTAAAAGAGGCGGCTCTTATTATACCGGAAGATGTTGAATATAAAGTATATATGGATGGGTTTACAGGAAAAGTATATCTTGACTCAAAGAGAAAATATAGAAAAAAAGAAATTAAAGATTTTGATTTAGTTTCTATAATTCCCAATATAGAAAGACCTGAACTTACCGATTTATCTTTTGAAAATGTCAAGATAGCTATCAATAGATTTAAAAATGATAATGTTTTTGCAAAAGATAAATTAGAAGGCGATTTAATTTCAATACCTGAAATGGAAAAAGTTTATGTAGAATACAACAAGGTCTCGGTCTTAGTATATATGAATAAAAGGACAGAAGACATTGAGTTAAGGATATTTGATAAACATACACGATGCCAGGAATATGAAAATATTCTATTACATATGTACAATAATGATACTAGAATATTTGAGTTTGATAGAAAGAATAATTTTGATGAAATTGAGGATTGTCCATTACTTAATTTATTGCCCAATGAGGTAATTCAAGGGGCTAAAGAATTTACTCAGAAGTCTAAAGAATTTGAAAAGCAAATCACACAATTGCAGACGCAGTTAACTATTATTAAAGAGCAGACAGAAGATGGTTTTGAAGAAGATGAAGAAACAGCAACGCAACAGATTCGTTTTTTAGAAAAGAAAATTAAAGAAATGGAGAATGAGCGTAAAGGTGCCGATAGAATTTTATTTACTTATGACCATAGACCCTTACTTATTCAAGCCTTGAAAGAGGCTAAAAGTTCAGTGCTTATTATTTCCCCTTGGATTAAATCTGGGGGGCTTGATAATGAAGTATTAGATTTAATTGATCAAGCTACTAAAAGAAATACGAGAGTTATTATTGGCTATGGAATTAGTAAGAAAGAAGATTCTGATAGATGGATTATTGATAAGCTTAATGATATAAAAAGTAGGAAATATGGTAAAAACCTTGAACTTATTGCATTAAATAATACTCACGAGAAAGTGCTTATAATGGATAGTGAATTTATGGTAATTACAAGCTTTAATTGGCTTTCATTCAAAGGGGATCCTCAAAGAGGATTTCGACAGGAAACAGGTTATTATACGGAATCTGCGCAATGTATAGCGGAGATGAAAAAAAATCTGTCTCACTCACAAAGATTAAATATTGAATTGTAA
- a CDS encoding DedA family protein has product MEQFTEVFLEFINSWGYFAVSFLMALENACIPIPSELILGFGGYLIFIGKMSFSGALFWGMVGGLVGSLFAYYVGKYGGRPFVDQYGKYFLMKKSHVDSAQHWFDTYGISAVFFSRMLPVIRTFISLPAGFAGVNLYKFVFYTILGSLPWTALILYIGMALGENWQVLRTIGHEVSIVFIILMVIVVGILYFRRKQKR; this is encoded by the coding sequence ATGGAACAGTTTACGGAAGTTTTTTTAGAGTTTATTAACTCATGGGGATATTTTGCAGTCTCTTTTTTAATGGCATTGGAAAATGCTTGTATTCCAATCCCTAGTGAGCTAATTCTAGGGTTTGGAGGGTATTTAATTTTTATTGGAAAGATGTCTTTTAGCGGAGCTTTGTTTTGGGGAATGGTTGGTGGTTTAGTTGGTTCGCTCTTTGCCTATTATGTAGGGAAATATGGTGGACGACCATTTGTAGATCAGTATGGAAAATATTTTTTAATGAAAAAATCGCATGTAGATAGTGCACAGCATTGGTTTGATACGTATGGAATTAGTGCGGTGTTTTTTAGTAGAATGTTGCCTGTTATTCGTACATTTATTTCATTGCCAGCTGGATTCGCAGGGGTGAATCTATATAAATTTGTATTTTATACGATTTTAGGTTCATTACCATGGACTGCGTTAATTCTTTATATAGGTATGGCATTAGGTGAAAATTGGCAGGTATTACGAACGATAGGACATGAAGTAAGTATTGTTTTTATTATATTGATGGTAATAGTTGTTGGTATTTTATATTTTCGACGTAAACAGAAGAGATAA
- a CDS encoding protein kinase family protein has protein sequence MVYIKLENGEIIGKGNFTFVYHVTKDIELFNKFFEAEKVFKINYIDFSHKMRVAYEYFAIFEECKRRKQLLEYAEKTDEDIEEEIITEITTPASIINYKNIIIGLCKHRVNDFEPMLLKYQYRNKNDRDNRRAIKIFIKYIYDFGSKSSHVNKKIKDQFIPNKENCMKMLVSFHDFLTIYYSAKHKFDSTMIPVRDYIAVPKKVCENMGLYLEAGKKVFVNEKNGRVLYNIFSSDVENISLSQKRDIETVNKLWDENFEDPSNIIRTTENICSSNGDYKYQVYSLPGRPLKINFELLKNLSLKEKIDIIKGICRGIMSMHEYEPPFYHRNICPDAFYIFKVKDKYKALLARFDCTKDTSEYALYTVFNNLEKKILNEKSNMYFAPEVIAANVGINVDWAKADIYALAQTCLFILNGRLVNKSNNYIDVIDDCSINDDIKYIFLEMLSENPNERPNVDRVVETLG, from the coding sequence ATGGTATATATTAAATTAGAGAATGGAGAAATAATAGGTAAGGGAAATTTTACATTTGTTTATCATGTAACAAAGGATATAGAGCTATTCAATAAATTTTTTGAAGCAGAGAAAGTATTTAAAATTAATTACATAGATTTTTCACATAAAATGCGTGTGGCATATGAATATTTTGCAATCTTTGAAGAATGCAAAAGAAGAAAGCAGTTATTGGAATATGCAGAAAAGACAGATGAAGATATTGAGGAGGAAATCATAACAGAAATTACGACACCAGCTTCTATTATTAATTACAAAAATATTATAATAGGATTATGTAAACATAGGGTGAATGATTTTGAGCCTATGTTATTAAAATATCAGTATAGAAATAAAAATGACAGAGATAATAGGAGAGCAATTAAAATATTTATAAAGTATATTTATGATTTTGGAAGTAAGAGTTCACATGTTAACAAGAAAATCAAAGATCAATTTATTCCCAATAAAGAAAATTGTATGAAAATGTTAGTTTCATTTCATGATTTCTTGACTATATATTATTCTGCAAAACACAAATTTGATAGCACTATGATTCCTGTTAGAGACTATATAGCTGTTCCTAAAAAAGTATGTGAAAATATGGGATTGTATCTTGAAGCTGGAAAAAAAGTATTTGTAAATGAGAAGAATGGAAGAGTTTTATATAATATATTTTCTTCTGATGTTGAAAATATATCGTTAAGCCAGAAAAGGGATATTGAAACCGTTAATAAGCTATGGGACGAGAATTTTGAAGATCCATCCAATATAATACGTACGACTGAAAATATTTGTAGTAGTAATGGTGATTATAAATATCAAGTATATTCATTACCTGGAAGGCCTTTAAAAATAAATTTTGAATTACTTAAAAATTTATCGCTAAAAGAAAAAATCGATATCATAAAAGGGATATGTCGTGGAATTATGTCGATGCATGAGTATGAACCACCCTTTTATCATAGAAATATTTGTCCGGATGCTTTCTATATATTTAAGGTAAAGGATAAATATAAGGCTTTGTTAGCTCGTTTTGATTGCACGAAGGATACTTCGGAGTATGCTTTATATACGGTATTTAATAATCTTGAAAAGAAAATATTAAACGAAAAGAGTAATATGTATTTTGCTCCTGAAGTAATTGCCGCTAATGTTGGAATTAATGTTGATTGGGCCAAAGCGGATATTTATGCTTTGGCTCAGACGTGCTTGTTTATATTAAATGGAAGACTAGTTAATAAATCAAATAATTACATTGACGTAATTGATGATTGTAGTATTAATGATGATATTAAATATATATTTTTAGAAATGTTGTCGGAAAATCCTAATGAACGCCCAAACGTTGATAGAGTGGTAGAAACTTTAGGTTGA